In Ruminococcaceae bacterium BL-6, a genomic segment contains:
- a CDS encoding conserved protein of unknown function (Evidence 4 : Unknown function but conserved in other organisms), translated as MAMEEKIKTAILNLQKNNMGGYFVESPEELLALISTLIRKGEKIGCGDSVTLEETGVFHYLRNGPFLFYDKHRAGLTSDEKRTLYLKNFDADTFITGTNAVTADGKLFNIDGNGSRATPMLYGPKQVIVVVGTNKLVDTVEDAVSRARQIAAPLDAKRLKKDTPCVKLGRCIDCRHEHRICNDFVLITGQLVKDRIKVIFINGDYGF; from the coding sequence ATGGCTATGGAAGAAAAAATTAAAACCGCTATCCTGAATTTACAAAAGAACAATATGGGAGGGTATTTTGTTGAAAGTCCGGAGGAATTGCTTGCGCTGATTTCCACCCTGATCAGAAAAGGGGAGAAAATCGGCTGCGGAGATTCCGTCACATTAGAGGAAACCGGGGTTTTTCATTATCTTCGGAACGGACCGTTTCTCTTTTATGATAAGCACCGGGCCGGATTGACATCGGATGAAAAACGCACGCTCTATTTAAAAAATTTTGATGCCGATACGTTTATAACCGGCACGAACGCCGTTACTGCTGACGGGAAACTGTTCAACATCGACGGGAATGGAAGCCGCGCTACGCCCATGCTTTACGGGCCAAAGCAGGTGATTGTAGTGGTCGGAACCAACAAGCTAGTGGATACGGTGGAAGATGCGGTCAGCCGCGCAAGACAAATCGCGGCACCATTGGATGCGAAGAGGCTAAAGAAGGACACACCGTGCGTGAAATTAGGAAGGTGTATCGATTGCAGGCATGAACACCGGATTTGTAACGATTTTGTTTTGATCACCGGTCAGTTGGTCAAGGACAGGATCAAAGTGATTTTTATCAATGGAGATTATGGCTTTTAA